The sequence GTTTGGTCATTCCCTCGTGCCACCGCCCTCGCTACGGAGCTTCACCCCTACCACGCAAACGTCCTTCATGCACATGTCGTCAGCCATGTCCGCCTACTCCAAGGGCGATGAGGACATCGACATGTACAATGACAATGAGGTGTACAATGAAGCGGATGGCAAGTAATTTTATGTTGTATTGCTCGTTTGTTAAAAAACATGTTGCTTGTTTTTTTGCATTTCACAATTATAATTTGCATTGCTCAATAGCTTTTTACACTGTGATAATGCAGTCAACAATCATACATGGATGCGATGACCGAGGCAGTAGGCATACGCGATATGTCTTTGTCCACTCCTTTTGATAGTGGCGATGATCAAGTAGATGTTGCTTTTAAGATCAAGTTAGCGTTGCTTCGAAGACAAAGAagaggtgggggagggggggggggcaacttCTACACAGATGAGGATAACTCATTGGCTATGACATGACAGAGTGTAAGCATTGATCCAATTGCAGGGACCGATCAAAGCATGAAGACCTATTGGAAGTGATTTCAGAACACTATCGTCGCAACGTATCCGTCTCGATCGGAGTGCTTCAATTAGGGCTTGCAATATTTGGGCTGGTTGTGTGACTCAAGTAAACCATGTCAAACTTAGTGGAATGACAGAGGACATGCTGTTGGGAATTTGTTGTTCCTTATTTATAATTTGTGTACATCCAAATTTGTAGGACCCCAATAGACAGCGAATCATTCAATTTTGTTGTGAAAACACACGAGCCATATGGCAATTGCGAACATTTCTTATGGCAAATTCTTCGAAAAGACATGACAGTTTCTTCAAAATCCCATGATAAATACTGGCAAATAAAGGATTTTGCTACGAAAATTGCCTTGTCCGCTTGAAAAAATGCCATGCTTCCAACGAATAAATTTATGTCACGGAAAATTGTTTGTTTTCCCATGCACCCCAGCGAGCTTGCTGAATAACATTACCCAATTTGTAATGTGCAATTTTAATGTTGACAGCTCAACTACACAGACGAGTTGTACAAGCAAACCACCCCTAAATTATAGGACCACCCCATAAAACCACTTTTAGGGCTCATTTGGTTCTTGGGGATGGTAAACCCTGGGCAGGAAGCTCCTAAGGCGAGATTTCCCTGCACATTTCGGATCCCTAGGTAAATTCTTCATAGCTATTTGGTCGGGGAGTGGAGGTGGGGGAGAAGCTCGCGCCGTCACGTTTCGGCCGCCAGAGCGAGCGCGGGTTCGCTTTCCCGATCTACCGAGTCGTGGAACTGTATCCCAGGGAAAGGCCGGGGGAAGGGTCGGGGTTCCCCGACAGGATGGGTGCCCAAATGCCATGGTTGACTTCCCGGGGCTGATCTGGCCCATGGTTTCTGGGGCCAGGGAATAAGCGGGGATCCCGGAGGGATACCATGCAACCAAATGAGCCCTTAGAGGAACAATTTTAGGACCCCGTTACAAATCTGACGCCAGCTTTTAAAACATGGCAAAACCaacgttttttctttcttttcgctAGGATTTGCCATGCTTGCTGAAGAGATTTGTCATGCTACgcaatttgccatgaaaaacgctGGCATCTTCCATTTTTACGGGACTCGTTGATGCTAAAACCACTTTCAGGTGAACTTTTGTATGGAACTCATTGGAGATTCTCTAACTACTAATGTAAACAGTAGGGGTCGCAGCTGGAATCACTGCTGAGCAGCAGCGTGAAGCAAGCTGCTACAAGAGGCACAGGCACAGGCAGGCAGCACGGCGTCTGCTTCTTCTGAACCCAGCAACATGTAAAAAAACCCAGCTTTCCAGCGCACGGCAAGCAAGAATTGAACCACACTGCACCGCGGCATGTCAGCGCATCGCACTTAACCCTCCTACTCAACCAGCAAACGGAAAAGCAAAAATAAAGCTGATAGCCAGATCACACCACCACCAAACATCTTCTTACACCACCTCACATGCAGAATAAATAAACACCACAACTACTACATCAGCTTCTGCACCGCACCACCCACAACACACCCACTAGCCCACCCGCTACACCAAAAACACACGATCATGCCGGTGATGATGCTATGAGGATTAAAAAAAAAACCGCATCATCGATTACCGCTACAGATGGTTCATCGAGCCATGTCGAAATCAGTGCTTGCCGGAGCTGATGTCTAACACCCGGCCTCCTGTGTGAAGCTATTGTCGGTTAGGCTGCTTCTGAAGTTATTACTTGGTGGTGGTTTGGTTGAATCAGTTGTTGAGCCATGCGTGCTTCAGGCACTCGGCGGCGGTCGGCCTGTTGTCCGGATCAAAATCGAGGATCGGGCGGAGGAAGTCGGCGAACCCTTTGGCGTCCGGCTCGGTGAAGCCGTACCTCTCGACTAGCACGCGCTCTAGAGGCCAGAACCTCATTCTTTTGACCCTCTTCAGGTCTCCGTACCGGTTGAAGTAATCCTTGGAGCGGGTGCCCGAGGTGGCAATCTGAAAGATAACGGCAGGTTTAGATTAAGATTAGGCAATAGACGTCGACATGACAAGAGCGTGTGGGAGAGATTGCGCGTACCTTCTTAGGCATCTTTCCGAGGGTTTCCATCATCAGAGCCAGGTGATCCTGCAAAGAGTCATGCAACAGAGGGATGAGTTCATGGTTGGTTGGTGAGATAACAACACCTGCATGCCACCACTGTAGGCTTTGCAGCTAAGAGTCAACATCTGAAGTTGATTGCTTAATGAGAGTACGATATCTGTCCATTTGACAGTTAATAAGTACTATATCTGTCAATTTGACACTTAATAAGTACTATATCTGCCGATTTGACAATCTTACATAGGTAAGGCTTTGGAGGACAATCCAGCAGGTAAGAGCATAGCAAATCTTTTAGCTGCCATTTATTCAATAATCACTGGCTACGGAACAATCTATCGTTGTCGGTACTGGGTGCTTTGTTTTGTGCCAGTGTATTACATCTGGCAAGAATAACAGAGAAGCAGACAACCAGAACAGCACACTTAGATCTGTACCGGTATACCACATTAAGATGCACTTCTATGGTACACCGGTCCTATGACGGTTGGTAACTGAACATCAAACTGTTTCTAGGGCTTCAGTTTGTACAATGGGAGTTGCTTCGCAGGGTCATAATAAAAAAGAAAGGAACCAAAAAAGCGTACTAGCAGAAAAGTGCTCAAATCGCAGTTCCTGGGAACGCAGCCCTTGCACTATCAGTTCACATTTCATTTAAATATTTCAGTTGCTAGGTTGGTGCTGTCAGGTTGGTTGCATCTTCTTTTGAATTTTAAAGTGGCACATGATCCAAAGCGTCTACTTTTTATAGTGTAATTTATTAATTGCCATGACTCAATCGACCAACATAACAGCAGCAGGAATACACAAAAATAGGGTGATGTCTGCAACCTCGGCATAAGGAAAATGGAGTAGTTTGACTAATGTCAGAAAAACCCATATACCAGTAAGCAAGGTTATTTCAGAATATATGATATAACCTTCATTCCTAATGCTACTAGCATAAGCAAAAAAGTGCTGAAAATGAAACACAATGCAAATTATATGTTTTTTTTACCTCATCTTCACTGCAACCTTGGCAAGTGTTGGGAGCAAAGAGCATGTCACCGGTGGCAAGCTCGAACGCCATACAAGCGAACGACCACATATCGGCAGAATAAGAGTACCCAGAACCGATGATAACCTCGGGTGCCCTATATTGCCTTGTCTGTATCACACCATCACCCTGCTGATCAGCCCAGCAGGCATTCCCAAAATCGACAATCTTGCACTTCATGCTAATGCCATCCAGGCTCCTCTCCTTGACCATGTCTGCCGTGAACCCGCCGAGCGACACCCGCCTCTGCAGAATCTTCGCCACGGCGCGCCTCGCCCGCGTCTTAAGCATCTTCTCGCTGAAACTGATCGACGGCGTGCGGTACTGGTTCCCCTCTGGCCTCTTGAGAATCGGGGCGAGCCTCGAGCGCACGGGGTCCTTGGACGGGTTTATCGTAGACACTAGGAGCACATTCTCCGGCTTCAAATCGGTGTGGATAATGCCGAGCTCTCGGTGCATGTAATCGAGGCCGGTCAGCACCGACCGGCAAATCTCCCGCACCCTGCTCAGCCCGATGCCCTTGTTCTGGTTGTACCGGATGAGCCGCAGCAGGCTGTCGCCGAGGAACTCGGTGACCAGGCAAATGTGCTTGCCGTTGGGGCCGGCGTGCTTGAAATGGTCCAGCAGCTGGATGACGCACTTGGAGCTCGTGGGGTCGCCCTTGGCCGCCGCGGACAGCAGCTCGATCTCGTGGAGCGCCGCGTGCGCGTAGTCCCTCGCGCTCTTCTGGATCTTGAGCGCCACGAATCTCTGCAGGTTTTGCAATGGCTGTATCCAGTTAGCAACATGGCCTGCACAGATCGCACAATGCAAATTTTCCATTGCCGACGGAGGACAGTAAATACTACTACTAGTTTTGGTCCCAGTTTGCACATATCACGGGGGAAACCTGCAATCTTTGCAACGGAGATCACGAATTTGGAAGAAAAAAGAAGACAAAGATCGGTGCAGAGTTCTGTCGGGCCGAATTTGAACAGAACCGAAGCAATGGAACAGGGGTAAAAGCGGCAAAGCGCGGCGTTTTGGGTTGCGGCGAACGGCCTCCGCCGGAGTTGGCGGAATACAATAGCGGCTGATGGGGGACCCCCGACGGGCGCGCCGTGAGCGAGCACGCCGGGAAGGGCGGGCGAAGAAAACAGAGCAGGAAGAAAAAGACGGAACCAAGATGAGGGGAGGGGGGTCGGGCGGGCGTACGCTGAGGAGGGTGTCGTAGGCGAGCCAGACGGTGGAGAAGTTGCCCCAGCCGAGCTTCCGCTGCGCGACGAACCTGCCGCCGGCGAAGCGGTCCCCGGGGCGCGCGGCGTGGTAGCCGCCCTTCCGGTACCcctcggccccctcctcctcctcctcctcgtcctccgaccCCGACGAGTAGCAGCACCCGTTGCCGCCGAACGCCGCCATCGACCGATCCGCCGGCCGGCCGGCGAGCTCCTCCGGATTCGAAAGCGGGGCGCAGGCGGGCGGGGGGGActagggagggaggaggccgggttGGGTTTGATTTGGTTTGGCTGGGGATTTTTCTGGAGTGGAATTAGTTTTGTTCGGTGGCGGACGGAGGGAGAAAAGTGACCGTTCCGCCACCACCACACCACACCGGATCACCAGCTGCCTGCCTCCGGTGGAGTCTGGAGTGGACGGAGGGGCTCCCCGTGGCACTGCTTTATACTCCATGCTCCATACATATCCCATGCATGGATTAATTGCTTGTTTTGATTGCTAATTCACAGGTCATCAAAATAGTAAAGTGCTCATTTTGGACCAATCAATCGGCACATAAAACCCACGGTCAAACCAAAGCACCCCTTAAATCACATTTTTGGAGCCCAATTCCCTTTCTTTAATGATTCACACCGCAACTTTTTTTTTTTGACGAGAAAACTCCTGatgtattcatcttcaatcatggttgcacaacaaacaccagaaataaaaaaaattacatctagattcttagaccacctagtgacgactaGAGGCACTGAAGCGAAAACACAAACTTTTCGTGCGAAAATGGAACACCGACTCATAGCGGAAAAGGATTAAAAAAAACCTGGTTTGCTGGTTTTGGCGTGTTATTTTACATCATGTTTTAgttttttttctccttttcaaaaaaaaagaaggttttcccttctCCTACAAACACCCGCTTCTATATTTGTACTACTTTGAATTCGACCTAAATTTACTTTCAACGTTACTTGCGTCCGTTTTGGTTTCTAATATTTCATACTAATTTATGTTTCCCCTAATAGTATCCGCCGTTATCGATTTCTTTTTATTCTAATATCCCCTACTCATTTATGTTCCTCTAGTAATATTTGACGTTATCGGTTTCCGCTTTCTTTCTAATATTTCGTACTCATTTAAGTCCCTCTGAAAAAATTTGTACTCATTTACGTTCCTCTAAAAATATTTCACGTTATCGATTTCCATTTTCGTTTCTGACATTTCATACTCATTTACGTTTCTCTAATAATATTCGACGTTAttggtttttgttttctttcttataTTTCGTACTCATTTATGTTCCACTAAAAAATTCCATACTCATTTACGTTCCTCTAAAAATATTTGACGTTATCGATTTCCGTTTTTGTTTCTAACATTTCATACTCATTTATATCCTTTAGAAATATTTGACGTTATCGTTTTACGTTTTCAATTACTGATATTTCGTACTCATTTATCTTTCAGTTACTGAATTACGTTTTCAATTCCCTTTCAATTACTAAACGCACCACCTTAACAGGGTTACGCGGGAAGAagtttattccatcttcagggagctgcCGACGCCTCGTCTTTCTGAGTATGATACAAACCTTAATAAAACTAAAAGAAACATATAAAAACAAAACCCTCCTGTTGGCAAGGGTCGGGATCCACCGTGCTCCCATGGCCTAGGGCCATCGGAGACGAGGCAGACCAGTGACCACATGGTGGGAGGCTGAGGAACCCCTAGCTTTTTGTTGGAAGAGGAGCCGACGACTTAGAGTTGTACTATGACCTATGAAATCACAGAGGCAATTCTCACTTTAAAAAGAAAATAGTACAACTCTGCCtgctcgaccccccccccccccctccctcctaAAAATGGAGAGGTGTGTgtatgtatatgtgtgtgtgtgtgtgattgtaTACCGTACGTGTAAAAAAAGACTCCAGAGTCTAACGACTCTGATCAACGGGCCGGTTTTAATCGTAGGTGTGAACCCACGGGTTGATCAGATCCCTCACGGGAGAAGAACACTTGTTGGAACCAAAACTTTTTATTAGGTTCCATTCCCAGACGTACGCGTTCTCTTCTTCCTGTGCTGCCGTAGGCACCGTTGCGTACAACATCTATGTACTCGAGTTCTAAACGTATACTATACCTGCTACCTCCCTCCGTGGTAGCTAAGCTCCCGCTGGAAATCTCTCTCACGTGCGCGCACACGTACGTATGCAAGTAGGTACGACATATGCCCCCTCTATTTATCTTTTCCCTCCTTCGCTCTACACTAGTTTTTCCCTTTTCTCTCCCACACGAGAATGCGTTCTCGTGTCAGTTTTCCTTGCATTTTGTCAGATTAGAGTGGAATTTGTCGCTTTTTCCCTACAGTGCTGACTGCTGAGTGGAATGTGTCAGTTTTCCCTGCATTTTATTAGAGTGGAAATGTGTCAGTGTACTAGTGCGCAGCCTCGGGCTGCCAGGTGGTGGTCGTCGGCACGTGTGTGTGCCGGCCCGACAGGGCATGGCCTCTCCAGGACTTTTTTACTGTTTTGACCCGGTTGCTTAAGTTTAGCACGATTTGACCCTACATCGAAAATATTTTCAGATTTGACCCATTTCAAAACGCCATCAACCATGGCGTTTTGGTTAAATTGAAGATGCCACATTCTATGGCGTTTAACTCTGGCCCACGCACACCAGTTGACGCCGACGTGGCAAAGCGAGACGCCACAGGTGATGGCGTTTGCCCAAAACGCCACTGCTCTTGGCGTTTGGCCTAGCCCAGTCTGTAGCATAAATACCAACTAAACAAATGAGCACTGGACATGAGATGTGATTGCTAGCGTGTGCAACTGTGTACTAGAATCAAAGGTTTTGAGTGTTGGAAGAAGCGTTTTAATTATATGTTTTTTTTACTTGTGAACTGATTCAATATTTAATGTATAGCTTTGCCACATCAGCACCAGCTATTGTGTGTGGGTCAGAGTCAAACGCCATAGGCTATAGCGTCTTCCGTGTAGCCAAAACGCCATAGTTGACGGCGTTTTGAAACGGGTCAGATCTTGAAATATTTTCAATATAGGGTCAAATCATGCTAAACTTAAACAGACGGGTCAAAACAGTGAAAATGTCCGCCTCTCcaagtctctctccctctctaaaAAAAGCAAGGAATGAGTTTTTTTGAAGCGTCGACAAGGACATAGTGAGAACGCCGTCGGCAGGGCGTGCGGTCGTTCCGAGAGCGCGACGGGTCTCTGTCAAGGGGATCGCCATTTGGCCCGGCCTAGCagtctctttcttttcttttcttttcgttattttttttaaaaggaggatgacccccggcctctgcatctggagatgcatacgaccactttatcgattattcttgaggaccttacaaagtataacgacaatatgcctgaatccgccatcttggcagcacctgccgctactcctatccaaatgatgaaggggtgcaagctagGCCACATAACCacacctctcacctaagcctaacatctaaagccggagccCCCGACCCAGCCATCTGCTGGGCCGGGGGCTCAAACCGGTCTGACGCATTCACATGTGTCGTtgccgccatcttccactggtccatcttcagagcagattgaggtgacaaccttggcaggtcctccgacATCGACGCGACCACGACGCCAAACGgcgagccttggcaggtcctccgccattgaTGCTACCCCGACGCCAGCCAACAACCTCCACCTACGCGactccatctccaagcaacggacgTAAATCCATGCTAGGAAAGGGCCGCACCACCAtcgtcgcccaccacccacaagcgccacccaaccccaaggttcccaaagcggtgccttcaagaagggaatgacGCCATGAGCGCTGCTGCTGCCCAACAGACTTAGGGCTTTCACCCGCGAAACCTAGGGGAAGGTGAAGTGACGAAATCAATCCgtaccgacgcctccaaggagggaaacaGCGCCCTCAGGCCTCACCGTCGGCGCAGCTGGTCATGGCCGGCCAGGGATTTCGCTCGAACTAGATCTCCGCCACCAGCAACACCTCCTGTACATAACCGGagaccaagaggaagcgcggcccgACCAGGCTGGCCCGCACGCCGAACATGGGAGGAAGGGAGGCGCCAGATCACGCACACCGACTGCTGCAggagccgccgccggccgccaacgaCCACCAGATCCTGCCGCCCGCGTGGCCGGGACACCGAATCCACCACCCACACGGCTGTTAGCCGGCCGTGCCTTGCCAACggagccgccgctccagatccAGGGTTCCccacacaggagcaaggcaaccgaGTCCCCCCCCGCCGccatccttggcgccccgggctt comes from Triticum aestivum cultivar Chinese Spring chromosome 5B, IWGSC CS RefSeq v2.1, whole genome shotgun sequence and encodes:
- the LOC123113023 gene encoding SRSF protein kinase 2, producing the protein MAAFGGNGCCYSSGSEDEEEEEEGAEGYRKGGYHAARPGDRFAGGRFVAQRKLGWGNFSTVWLAYDTLLSRFVALKIQKSARDYAHAALHEIELLSAAAKGDPTSSKCVIQLLDHFKHAGPNGKHICLVTEFLGDSLLRLIRYNQNKGIGLSRVREICRSVLTGLDYMHRELGIIHTDLKPENVLLVSTINPSKDPVRSRLAPILKRPEGNQYRTPSISFSEKMLKTRARRAVAKILQRRVSLGGFTADMVKERSLDGISMKCKIVDFGNACWADQQGDGVIQTRQYRAPEVIIGSGYSYSADMWSFACMAFELATGDMLFAPNTCQGCSEDEDHLALMMETLGKMPKKIATSGTRSKDYFNRYGDLKRVKRMRFWPLERVLVERYGFTEPDAKGFADFLRPILDFDPDNRPTAAECLKHAWLNN